The Neodiprion fabricii isolate iyNeoFabr1 chromosome 4, iyNeoFabr1.1, whole genome shotgun sequence genome window below encodes:
- the LOC124179544 gene encoding venom peptide isomerase heavy chain-like: MTGHQLPQASTTVFELSLLAERPTRIVGGMNAKKGLHPWQVSIHWGDPIRGLEQRHVCGGSLLTAGWVLTAAHCKTLSPRHPTGRFLVLAGKYKLGTTEETEQSCLVTRSFIYPGYSGTVAPYDIALMKLEKPFELNPFVATVSLPYPESIPRGNAMLTGWGSIGRGRDLNKPTTLQEAVLPILNYEICKRALDKALRHEGRNPLHPTNICTGPLDGTKSACKGDSGGPLVVVNAFGQAEIVGVVSWGLFPCGGRNAPSVYTRVSAYVPWIHKIMLNH, translated from the exons CGTCGACTACGGTCTTCGAGCTCTCACTGCTGGCGGAAAGGCCGACGAGGATAGTCGGCGGGATGAACGCGAAGAAAGGTCTTCACCCGTGGCAGGTCTCCATCCACTGGGGCGACCCGATTCGGGGGTTGGAGCAGCGCCACGTGTGCGGAGGCAGCCTTCTGACGGCGGGATGGGTGCTCACAGCCGCGCACTGCAAGACCCTGTCCCCTCGGCATCCCACGGGACGGTTTCTTGTCCTCGCCGGAAAGTATAAGCTCGGAACAACCGAGGAAACGGAGCAGAGCTGCCTCGTCACGAGGAGCTTCATTTATCCAGGTTACTCGGG CACCGTCGCGCCGTACGACATCGCGCTTATGAAACTGGAAAAACCCTTCGAGCTGAACCCCTTCGTCGCAACGGTGAGCCTTCCCTATCCGGAGTCCATTCCTCGGGGTAACGCGATGCTGACGGGATGGGGCAGCATCGGTCGCGGCAGAGACCTAAACAAACCGACGACTCTGCAGGAGGCTGTTCTCCCCATTCTAAACTACGAGATTTGCAAACGCGCCTTGGACAAGGCTCTGCGTCACGAGGGTCGAAACCCTTTACATCCCACAAACATCTGCACCGGTCCTCTCGACGGTACAAAGTCCGCTTGTAAG GGAGACTCGGGGGGTCCTTTGGTGGTGGTCAACGCCTTCGGCCAAGCGGAGATCGTGGGTGTCGTATCCTGGGGACTCTTTCCTTGCGGAGGTCGGAACGCGCCTTCGGTCTACACGCGAGTGTCGGCTTACGTTCCATGGATTCACAAAATCATGCTAAACCATTAA